In the Opitutia bacterium genome, one interval contains:
- a CDS encoding glycoside hydrolase family 95 protein, translating into MRVSALTAALFLALAAPLRAESPAPAPLPGSQLSALDSQLWFTHPAAKWEEALPIGSGRLGAMVFGGTEHERIQFNEDTLWLGKPHDYVRAGSGEALPEVRRLLAAGDVKGAETLARTKVLGDPVRQKAYQPFGDLRLHFPGHAGAQNYRRSLDLDTALAVTRYTVDGVTFTRTVFASYPDNALVVRLEADRAGALTFTVALDSPHKDSRTEGGTGPGRVREPRPLGPPQLTLAGRVQADGLRFEARVTVDHDGGTVIAADRTLTLTGATSATLRLVAATSFKSWQDISADPSARCADYLAQLASRRYADLLARHIADHQKLFRRVALNLGHTPAAELPTDERLRRAKAAGNIDANPALAALHFAYGRYLLIASSRPGSQPANLQGVWNELLNPPWESKYTTNINFEMNYWLAETTGLGECHEPFFTAIDDLRVSGARTAQKLYGARGWVLHHNFDLWRGTAPINNIDGIWPTGGAWLCWHLWERYLFTGDRDFLGERAYPAMKDASLFFVDSLVREPKHNWLVTSPSFSPEQGTMTIGPAMDTQLIRALWRSTRDAARLLGRDADFAAELDTKLQQLPPDLIGKHGQLQEWLDDVDVPNNVHRHMSPLWALYPGDDFTPARADVYAAAKKLLAWRGDGSTGWSYAWRIPLWARVGDGDMAYRQLSLLLTKRTLPNLFDLCGPFQIDGNFGATAGIVEMLLQSHQRTADGTVIIDLLPALPKTWSTGSVTGLRARDGFIVDLAWRDGRLVSARIAATLDASALVRFNGTEKLIPFTRGEIFGVL; encoded by the coding sequence ATGCGTGTTTCCGCCCTCACCGCCGCGCTCTTCCTCGCCCTCGCCGCACCGCTCCGCGCCGAATCGCCCGCACCGGCTCCGCTTCCGGGCTCTCAGCTCTCCGCTCTAGACTCTCAGCTCTGGTTCACCCACCCCGCTGCCAAATGGGAGGAAGCACTCCCGATCGGCAGCGGCCGCCTCGGCGCCATGGTCTTCGGCGGCACGGAGCACGAGCGCATCCAGTTCAACGAAGACACTCTCTGGCTCGGGAAGCCCCACGACTACGTCCGCGCCGGCTCCGGCGAAGCGCTCCCCGAAGTTCGTCGCCTGCTCGCCGCCGGCGACGTCAAAGGCGCCGAGACGCTCGCGCGCACCAAAGTCCTCGGCGATCCCGTCCGCCAAAAAGCCTATCAACCCTTCGGCGATCTGCGTCTCCATTTTCCCGGCCACGCCGGCGCGCAGAACTACCGCCGCTCACTCGATCTCGACACCGCCCTCGCTGTCACGCGCTACACCGTCGACGGCGTGACGTTCACGCGCACCGTCTTCGCCAGTTATCCGGACAACGCCCTCGTCGTCCGCCTCGAAGCCGACCGCGCCGGCGCGCTCACGTTCACCGTCGCCCTCGACTCCCCGCACAAAGATTCCCGCACCGAGGGTGGGACGGGACCGGGACGAGTGCGTGAGCCTCGTCCGCTGGGCCCGCCGCAACTCACGCTCGCCGGCCGCGTCCAAGCCGACGGCCTCCGCTTCGAGGCGCGCGTCACCGTCGATCACGACGGCGGCACTGTCATCGCCGCCGACCGCACTCTCACGCTCACCGGCGCAACCTCCGCCACGCTTCGCCTCGTCGCCGCGACGAGTTTTAAATCCTGGCAGGACATCTCGGCCGATCCGTCCGCCCGCTGCGCCGACTATCTCGCGCAACTCGCCTCGCGCCGTTACGCCGACCTTCTCGCCCGCCACATCGCCGATCACCAGAAACTCTTTCGCCGCGTCGCGCTCAACCTCGGCCACACCCCCGCCGCCGAACTCCCCACCGACGAGCGCCTCCGCCGCGCCAAGGCCGCCGGCAACATCGACGCCAACCCCGCGCTCGCCGCGCTGCACTTCGCCTACGGCCGCTACCTTCTTATCGCCAGCAGTCGTCCCGGCTCGCAGCCGGCGAACTTGCAAGGCGTCTGGAACGAACTCCTCAACCCGCCGTGGGAATCGAAATACACCACGAACATCAATTTTGAGATGAACTACTGGCTCGCCGAGACCACCGGCCTCGGCGAGTGCCACGAGCCCTTCTTCACCGCCATCGACGACCTCCGCGTCAGCGGCGCCCGCACTGCCCAAAAACTCTACGGCGCCCGCGGCTGGGTTCTCCACCACAACTTCGACCTCTGGCGCGGCACCGCGCCGATCAACAACATCGACGGCATCTGGCCCACCGGCGGCGCCTGGCTCTGCTGGCACCTCTGGGAACGCTACCTCTTCACCGGCGACCGCGACTTCCTCGGTGAGCGCGCCTACCCGGCGATGAAGGACGCCTCGCTGTTCTTCGTCGACAGCCTTGTCCGCGAACCGAAGCACAACTGGCTCGTCACCTCGCCGTCCTTCTCGCCCGAGCAAGGCACGATGACCATCGGCCCCGCGATGGACACGCAACTCATCCGCGCGCTCTGGCGCAGCACGCGTGACGCCGCGCGCCTCCTCGGGCGCGATGCGGACTTCGCCGCCGAACTCGACACCAAACTCCAACAGCTCCCGCCCGACCTGATCGGCAAGCACGGCCAGCTTCAGGAGTGGCTCGACGATGTCGACGTCCCCAACAACGTTCACCGCCACATGTCGCCACTCTGGGCGCTCTACCCCGGCGACGACTTCACGCCGGCCCGCGCCGACGTCTACGCCGCGGCAAAAAAGCTCCTCGCATGGCGCGGCGACGGTAGCACCGGTTGGAGCTACGCGTGGCGCATTCCGCTCTGGGCGCGCGTCGGCGACGGCGACATGGCCTATCGCCAACTCTCCCTCCTCCTCACGAAACGCACGCTCCCGAACCTCTTCGATCTCTGTGGCCCGTTCCAAATCGACGGCAACTTCGGCGCCACCGCCGGCATCGTCGAGATGCTCCTGCAAAGCCACCAACGCACCGCCGACGGCACCGTGATCATCGATCTTCTCCCCGCGCTCCCGAAAACCTGGTCGACCGGCAGCGTCACCGGCCTGCGCGCCCGCGACGGCTTCATCGTCGACCTCGCGTGGCGCGACGGCCGTCTCGTCTCCGCCCGCATCGCGGCGACCCTCGACGCTAGCGCCCTCGTGCGCTTCAACGGCACCGAAAAGCTCATTCCCTTCACCCGCGGCGAGATTTTCGGCGTGCTCTAA
- a CDS encoding acetylxylan esterase yields the protein MVKFLAVFFSFAALASAAVNWLPSSVPPAPATGPALCVRYFLTPEQGDAVLRAAAKEFDTRAVWTTYADLVRQKIQQGANLAPWPRRTPLNAMASEPRAHDGYTVQNVMFEPVPGVFVGGNLYRPLRAGKLAPAVLTTHGHTGGVNAPEDWARHGRFTESVQRRGATLARMGAVVLSLDMFGYGDSLTAFGPEAHRRPFSLTMQLWTALRAVDFLASLPGVDAKRIAVTGESGGGTQAFLLAALEPRVAVSAPVVMVSSYFFGGCPCESGLPIHRSAEHFASNAMIAALAAPRPQLVISDGKDWTQFTPASEFPFLQHVYGLFDATGQVGNVHLPTEGHDYGPSKRAAMYRFLAEQFGLRKDFDEAHVALESADTLRVFKSADELPPGALRSVEAAEAALRALQR from the coding sequence ATGGTGAAGTTCTTGGCTGTGTTTTTCTCGTTCGCGGCGCTCGCGTCGGCCGCGGTGAATTGGTTGCCGTCATCCGTGCCGCCCGCGCCGGCGACCGGACCGGCGCTGTGCGTGCGCTATTTTCTGACGCCGGAGCAGGGCGACGCCGTGCTGCGCGCGGCGGCGAAGGAATTCGACACCCGCGCCGTCTGGACGACCTACGCCGATCTCGTGCGGCAAAAGATCCAGCAGGGGGCCAATCTCGCGCCGTGGCCGCGCCGCACGCCACTGAACGCGATGGCGAGCGAGCCGCGCGCGCACGACGGCTACACCGTGCAGAACGTGATGTTCGAGCCCGTGCCGGGTGTATTCGTCGGTGGGAATCTCTATCGTCCGCTGCGGGCCGGGAAGCTCGCGCCGGCGGTGCTGACGACGCACGGGCACACGGGTGGCGTGAATGCGCCGGAGGACTGGGCGCGGCACGGCCGCTTCACGGAGAGCGTGCAACGGCGCGGCGCCACGCTCGCGCGCATGGGTGCGGTGGTGCTGTCGCTCGACATGTTCGGCTACGGCGACTCGCTGACCGCGTTCGGCCCGGAGGCGCACCGGCGGCCGTTTTCGCTGACGATGCAGCTGTGGACGGCGCTGCGGGCGGTGGATTTTCTCGCCTCGTTGCCCGGCGTGGACGCAAAGCGAATCGCCGTGACGGGCGAGTCGGGCGGCGGCACGCAGGCGTTTTTGCTCGCGGCGCTCGAGCCGCGCGTCGCGGTGAGCGCGCCGGTGGTGATGGTGTCGTCGTATTTCTTCGGCGGTTGCCCGTGCGAGAGCGGCCTTCCGATTCATCGCAGTGCGGAACACTTCGCGAGCAACGCGATGATCGCGGCGCTGGCCGCGCCGCGGCCGCAGCTCGTGATTTCCGACGGCAAGGACTGGACGCAGTTCACGCCGGCGAGCGAATTCCCTTTCCTGCAGCACGTCTACGGGCTCTTCGACGCGACGGGACAGGTGGGCAACGTTCACCTGCCGACCGAAGGCCACGACTACGGCCCGTCGAAGCGCGCGGCGATGTATCGGTTTCTCGCAGAGCAGTTCGGATTGAGGAAGGACTTCGACGAGGCGCACGTCGCGCTGGAGTCGGCAGACACGCTGCGGGTGTTCAAGAGCGCGGACGAGTTGCCGCCCGGCGCGCTGAGAAGCGTGGAGGCGGCGGAAGCGGCGTTGCGGGCGTTGCAGCGCTGA
- a CDS encoding family 78 glycoside hydrolase catalytic domain translates to MKLLAALSCFCAVTAASAALQVVNLKCESAVDPLGVDAATPRLSWQVRDDDAAARGSRQTAWQVLVSSTPEQLAADRGDLWDSGRIASDATAWIAYAGTPLATSQRVFWKVRAWDAAGRPTPWSAAAQWTMGVLRPEDWRAKWIEAAPNAEGALFRREFTVKPGLKRAVLHVTGLGQYEAFLNGAKIGVDLLTPGWTSYHDTVLYDTHDVTAQLAAGANAIGLALGRGLYHVERRDSRFAKFTGKFGELRAIAQLRLEYADGSVEFVGTDENWRTHPGPITWSSIYGGEDYDARRLPAGWNRVGAAADGWRPVTLATAPLGALRGLSFANEPLRAIETREPVSVRTLADGAVLFDFGQNTSFMPRLTVSGPAGSTVRLVPGEVVKEDGSIERGTMGGAHRGSAWWQYTKATDGEETWFPQFYYLGSRYVRAELLPAQPGGAAPKIDRLQMVIVRAAAQPVGEFATSNPLLNRIRDLVWWAQSSNLVSVLTDCPHREKLGWIEQFHLNGPAIRHEFDVTRTYAKAMRDMVEAQLPDGLVPNIAPEYVEFKGGFRNAAEWGAAFLFVPWQQRDFTGDESLLRDYYPAMQRYFAFLESRADHDILSDGLGDWYDYEMNSGKRANLTPPPITATAFFYEDARTLARTAGLLGRGEDAARYARRAEEIRRAYTAKFRRGDGLYGTASQASLCIPLAMGLVEERDRPAVLAALIKDVEAKGYATAGDIGFRYLLLALAQAGRDDVIYRLINQDEKPGYGYQLKLGATALAESWHASLGASHNHFMLGQITEWFYQRVAGIAPDPEAPGFKHAIVRPQPVGDLTWAEVTQRTVRGDYRVRWERADGKFALRLTVPANASATVYLPTRDASAVREGGRPLAQASGVKFVRAEGDRAVIEVASGVYSFETPW, encoded by the coding sequence ATGAAGCTGCTCGCCGCGTTGTCCTGTTTCTGTGCGGTCACGGCCGCCTCGGCGGCGTTGCAGGTCGTGAATCTGAAATGCGAGAGCGCCGTCGATCCGCTGGGCGTCGACGCCGCGACGCCGCGCTTGAGCTGGCAGGTGCGCGATGACGATGCCGCCGCGCGCGGCTCGCGCCAGACGGCGTGGCAGGTGTTGGTCTCCTCGACGCCCGAGCAACTCGCGGCGGATCGCGGAGACCTGTGGGACAGCGGACGCATCGCGTCCGACGCGACCGCTTGGATCGCTTACGCCGGGACTCCGCTCGCCACCTCGCAGCGCGTTTTCTGGAAGGTGCGCGCGTGGGATGCCGCGGGGCGGCCGACGCCCTGGAGCGCAGCCGCGCAGTGGACGATGGGCGTATTGCGACCGGAAGACTGGCGGGCGAAATGGATCGAAGCGGCGCCGAACGCGGAAGGTGCCTTGTTCCGACGGGAGTTCACGGTGAAGCCCGGCCTGAAACGCGCCGTGCTGCACGTCACCGGTCTCGGGCAATACGAGGCGTTTCTCAATGGCGCGAAGATCGGCGTCGATCTGCTTACGCCCGGCTGGACCTCTTATCACGACACGGTGCTCTACGACACGCACGATGTGACTGCGCAACTGGCCGCCGGTGCCAACGCCATCGGCCTCGCGCTCGGGCGCGGCCTGTATCACGTCGAGCGCAGGGACAGCCGCTTCGCGAAGTTCACGGGCAAATTCGGCGAACTGCGCGCGATCGCGCAACTCCGGCTCGAATACGCGGACGGCAGCGTGGAATTCGTCGGCACCGACGAGAACTGGCGCACGCATCCGGGGCCGATCACGTGGTCGAGCATCTACGGCGGTGAGGACTACGACGCGCGGCGGTTGCCGGCCGGCTGGAACCGCGTCGGCGCGGCGGCGGACGGCTGGAGGCCGGTGACGCTCGCGACGGCGCCCCTCGGTGCGCTGCGCGGTCTGTCATTCGCCAATGAGCCGCTGCGCGCCATCGAGACGCGCGAGCCGGTGAGCGTGCGCACACTCGCGGATGGCGCGGTGTTGTTCGATTTCGGGCAAAACACGTCGTTCATGCCGCGGCTCACGGTGAGCGGGCCGGCGGGCTCGACGGTGCGGCTGGTGCCGGGCGAGGTCGTGAAAGAGGATGGCAGCATCGAGCGCGGCACGATGGGCGGCGCGCATCGCGGCAGCGCGTGGTGGCAATACACGAAGGCGACGGACGGCGAGGAGACGTGGTTCCCGCAGTTCTACTATCTCGGTTCGCGTTACGTGCGCGCCGAACTCTTGCCGGCGCAGCCCGGCGGCGCGGCTCCGAAGATCGATCGATTGCAAATGGTGATCGTGCGCGCGGCGGCGCAGCCGGTCGGCGAGTTCGCGACGTCGAATCCGCTCCTGAATCGGATCCGCGATTTGGTCTGGTGGGCGCAATCGTCGAACCTTGTTTCCGTTCTGACCGACTGCCCGCACCGCGAGAAACTCGGCTGGATCGAGCAATTCCACCTCAACGGCCCCGCGATCCGCCACGAGTTCGACGTCACGCGCACCTACGCGAAGGCGATGCGCGACATGGTGGAGGCGCAGTTGCCCGACGGACTCGTCCCGAACATCGCGCCCGAATACGTCGAGTTCAAAGGCGGTTTCCGCAACGCGGCCGAGTGGGGCGCGGCGTTCCTGTTCGTTCCGTGGCAGCAACGGGACTTCACCGGCGACGAGTCGCTCCTGCGCGACTACTACCCGGCGATGCAGCGCTACTTCGCGTTTCTCGAGTCGCGCGCGGACCATGACATTCTCAGCGACGGACTGGGCGATTGGTATGATTACGAAATGAACAGCGGCAAGCGCGCGAACCTCACGCCGCCACCGATCACGGCCACGGCGTTTTTCTACGAGGACGCGCGCACGCTCGCGCGCACGGCAGGACTGCTCGGCCGCGGCGAGGATGCCGCGCGCTACGCTCGGCGCGCCGAGGAAATCCGGCGCGCCTACACCGCGAAGTTCCGGCGCGGCGACGGCCTCTATGGCACGGCGTCGCAGGCGTCGCTCTGCATTCCGCTCGCGATGGGGCTCGTCGAGGAGCGCGATCGGCCCGCGGTGTTGGCCGCGTTGATCAAGGACGTCGAGGCCAAGGGCTACGCGACCGCAGGCGACATTGGCTTCCGTTACCTCTTGCTGGCGCTCGCGCAGGCGGGACGCGACGACGTGATCTACCGCCTGATCAATCAGGACGAGAAACCGGGCTACGGTTATCAACTGAAGCTCGGCGCGACTGCGCTCGCGGAGTCGTGGCACGCGTCGCTCGGCGCCTCGCACAATCACTTCATGCTCGGGCAAATCACCGAGTGGTTCTACCAGCGGGTCGCGGGCATCGCGCCCGATCCGGAAGCGCCGGGCTTCAAGCACGCGATCGTGCGGCCGCAGCCGGTCGGCGATCTCACGTGGGCCGAGGTCACGCAGCGGACCGTGCGCGGCGACTATCGCGTCCGTTGGGAGCGCGCGGACGGAAAATTCGCCCTGCGGTTGACCGTGCCGGCCAACGCGAGCGCGACCGTCTATCTGCCGACGCGCGATGCGAGCGCGGTGCGCGAAGGCGGCCGGCCTCTGGCGCAGGCAAGCGGGGTAAAATTCGTTCGCGCCGAGGGAGACCGCGCCGTTATCGAAGTGGCGTCAGGCGTCTACTCCTTCGAAACCCCATGGTGA
- a CDS encoding exo-alpha-sialidase, whose product MRYLVLFLALGLMSLPAAPADAVVKAEFIFEKAPYPSCHASTIVEIAPGQLAAAWFGGTKERAPDVGIWVSRHVDGHWTEAVEVANGLQPDGKREPTWNPVLFAPKNAPLFLFYKVGPSPSKWWGMVVTSADGGKTWSKPTRLPDGILGPIKNKPVELADGTWLSPSSTEGNEDGWLMHFELSRDRGVTWTRTPPVAQGPHFDAIQPSVLFHADGRLQAVARTRQGVNAQTWSKDGGKTWSPLTAIDLPNPNSGTDAVTLADGRQLLVYNHSGHRAAEAKGDRWPLDVAISKDGVHWERVLTLETEPNKAGYAYPAVIQARDGLAHITYTWDRTRIKHVVIDPKKL is encoded by the coding sequence ATGCGTTACCTTGTCCTGTTTCTTGCGCTCGGCCTGATGTCGCTCCCGGCGGCGCCGGCCGACGCCGTCGTGAAAGCCGAATTCATCTTCGAAAAGGCCCCGTATCCCTCGTGCCACGCGTCGACGATCGTCGAGATCGCGCCCGGCCAGCTGGCGGCGGCGTGGTTCGGCGGCACCAAGGAGCGCGCGCCGGACGTCGGCATTTGGGTCTCGCGCCACGTTGACGGCCATTGGACCGAAGCGGTCGAGGTGGCGAACGGCCTCCAGCCCGACGGCAAACGCGAGCCGACGTGGAACCCGGTGCTCTTCGCGCCGAAAAACGCGCCGCTTTTCCTCTTCTACAAGGTCGGCCCGTCGCCGTCGAAATGGTGGGGCATGGTCGTGACGTCGGCTGACGGCGGCAAAACGTGGAGCAAGCCCACGCGCCTGCCCGACGGCATCCTGGGCCCGATCAAGAACAAGCCGGTCGAACTTGCCGATGGCACTTGGCTGTCGCCTTCAAGCACCGAGGGCAACGAAGACGGCTGGCTCATGCACTTCGAGCTTTCGCGCGATCGCGGCGTCACGTGGACGCGCACGCCGCCCGTCGCGCAAGGCCCGCATTTCGACGCGATCCAGCCGAGCGTCCTCTTCCACGCCGACGGTCGCCTGCAGGCCGTCGCCCGCACGCGGCAAGGCGTGAACGCGCAGACGTGGTCGAAGGACGGCGGCAAGACGTGGTCCCCGCTGACGGCGATCGATCTGCCGAACCCAAACTCCGGCACCGATGCCGTCACGCTCGCCGACGGGCGTCAGTTGCTCGTCTACAATCACAGCGGCCATCGCGCCGCCGAGGCGAAGGGCGACCGCTGGCCGCTCGACGTGGCGATTTCGAAGGACGGCGTGCATTGGGAGCGCGTGCTCACGCTCGAGACCGAGCCGAACAAGGCCGGGTATGCGTATCCCGCCGTCATCCAAGCGCGCGACGGGCTCGCTCACATCACCTACACGTGGGATCGCACGCGCATCAAACACGTGGTGATCGATCCGAAAAAACTATGA
- a CDS encoding MFS transporter: MPAHRNYKWAVVGMLWFVCFFNYADRQAIFSVFPRLKSEFGFDAVQLGIIGSAFAWVYAAGAPLAGLIADRVSRKMLILGGCVFWSGVTVFTGACTQFWQFVTVRALEGFGETFYFPATMSLVSDYHDRTTRSRAMSFHQSSVYAGTIGGSWLGAWFAEEMGWRVGFYFFGGAGIVLALVLWRFLREPVRGEAETTTKEPQPAPLGVRETLAGIFRKPTAVLLMLAFLGANLVATVFLTWTPTFLTEKFHFRLTTAGLSGSVFIHLASALSVPVGGWLADRLVRRFAGGRILVQAIGLVVGAGFVALVGLTTDVRTLLVAMTIFGLCKGLYDANIFAALYDVVEPRARATAAGIMNTVGWGGGALGPIAVGLATKYGRHARDVDNMSEAIAFGGVVYVVSAVLLLGAVFVFARRDIPAAPAAA, encoded by the coding sequence ATGCCCGCGCACCGTAACTACAAGTGGGCGGTCGTGGGCATGCTGTGGTTCGTCTGCTTCTTCAACTACGCGGACCGGCAGGCGATCTTCTCGGTTTTTCCGCGACTGAAATCAGAGTTCGGCTTCGACGCCGTGCAACTCGGCATCATCGGCTCGGCGTTCGCATGGGTCTACGCGGCGGGCGCGCCGCTGGCGGGGCTGATCGCCGATCGCGTGTCGCGCAAGATGCTCATTCTCGGCGGTTGCGTCTTCTGGAGCGGCGTGACGGTGTTCACGGGCGCGTGCACGCAGTTCTGGCAATTCGTCACCGTGCGTGCGCTCGAGGGCTTCGGCGAGACCTTCTATTTCCCGGCGACGATGTCTCTCGTGAGCGACTACCACGATCGCACGACGCGGTCGCGTGCGATGTCGTTTCACCAATCGAGCGTCTATGCCGGCACGATCGGCGGCAGTTGGCTCGGCGCGTGGTTCGCGGAGGAGATGGGCTGGCGCGTCGGGTTCTATTTCTTCGGCGGCGCGGGCATCGTGCTCGCGCTCGTGCTCTGGCGTTTCCTGCGCGAGCCGGTGCGCGGCGAGGCGGAAACGACGACGAAGGAACCGCAGCCCGCGCCGTTGGGCGTGCGCGAAACGCTGGCCGGCATCTTCCGCAAGCCGACCGCGGTGTTGCTGATGCTCGCGTTCCTCGGTGCGAATCTCGTGGCGACGGTTTTCCTGACGTGGACGCCGACGTTTCTGACGGAGAAGTTTCATTTCCGACTCACGACGGCAGGCCTGTCGGGCTCGGTTTTCATTCACTTGGCGAGTGCGTTGAGCGTGCCGGTCGGCGGCTGGCTGGCGGACAGGCTCGTGCGGCGCTTCGCCGGCGGGCGCATCCTCGTGCAGGCGATCGGCCTGGTGGTCGGCGCGGGTTTCGTGGCGCTCGTGGGATTGACCACGGACGTGCGCACGCTGCTGGTGGCGATGACGATCTTCGGCCTTTGCAAGGGCCTTTACGACGCGAACATCTTTGCCGCGCTCTACGATGTGGTGGAGCCGCGCGCGCGCGCGACGGCGGCGGGCATCATGAACACAGTGGGCTGGGGCGGCGGCGCGCTCGGTCCGATCGCCGTCGGTCTCGCCACGAAATACGGCCGCCACGCGCGCGACGTCGACAACATGAGCGAAGCGATCGCGTTCGGCGGCGTTGTCTATGTCGTCAGCGCGGTGCTGCTGCTCGGGGCCGTGTTCGTGTTTGCGCGGCGCGATATCCCGGCGGCCCCGGCGGCGGCGTGA
- a CDS encoding glycoside hydrolase family 43 protein translates to MTLVWGAIGGALARASEAPLPETCYLFAYFYHDKEAEGFRLAWSRDGYAFEMLNGGQALITPTAGEKKLMRDPCLYRGPNGTWHLVWTTGWTGRDIGYASSRDLVHWSEQKTLPMMAHEPQAQNCWAPEIVWDDARKRYLIFWSTTILGKFRETELSNTRPERNHRIYATTTEDFVTFEPTRLLYDGGFNVIDANLLRDDDGRWLMFVKNETVQPKTEKNIRLIRGESAEGPWGEASPALTGDFWAEGPTAIKVGGEYRVYFDKHRLDAIGMVRSRDLRHWEDVSDRIKLPAHARHGCIVAVSRAEMEQLLAAWPAAQPQQR, encoded by the coding sequence ATGACGCTTGTCTGGGGGGCGATTGGCGGCGCGCTTGCCCGCGCGAGCGAGGCGCCGTTGCCCGAGACCTGCTACCTGTTCGCCTACTTCTACCACGACAAGGAGGCGGAGGGTTTCCGGCTCGCGTGGAGCCGCGATGGCTATGCGTTCGAGATGCTCAACGGCGGCCAGGCGCTGATCACGCCGACGGCCGGCGAGAAGAAACTGATGCGCGATCCGTGCCTCTACCGCGGCCCGAACGGCACGTGGCATCTCGTTTGGACGACGGGCTGGACGGGACGCGACATCGGCTACGCCTCGTCGCGCGACCTCGTCCATTGGTCCGAGCAAAAAACGCTGCCGATGATGGCGCACGAGCCGCAGGCGCAAAACTGCTGGGCGCCGGAGATCGTGTGGGACGATGCGCGGAAGCGTTACCTGATTTTCTGGTCGACCACGATCCTCGGCAAATTTCGGGAGACGGAACTCTCGAACACGCGCCCCGAGCGCAATCACCGCATCTACGCGACCACGACGGAGGACTTCGTGACGTTCGAGCCGACGCGCCTGCTCTACGACGGCGGCTTCAATGTCATCGATGCGAACCTGCTGCGCGACGACGACGGGCGCTGGCTGATGTTCGTGAAGAACGAGACGGTGCAGCCGAAGACGGAAAAGAACATCCGGCTGATTCGCGGCGAGAGCGCCGAGGGCCCGTGGGGCGAGGCTTCGCCTGCGCTCACCGGCGACTTTTGGGCCGAAGGCCCGACTGCGATCAAGGTCGGGGGCGAATATCGCGTCTATTTCGACAAGCATCGGCTCGACGCGATCGGCATGGTGCGCTCGCGGGACTTGCGGCATTGGGAGGACGTGAGCGACCGGATCAAGCTGCCGGCGCACGCGCGCCACGGCTGCATCGTCGCGGTCTCGCGCGCCGAGATGGAGCAGTTGCTCGCGGCCTGGCCTGCGGCGCAACCGCAGCAACGCTGA